A DNA window from Vicinamibacterales bacterium contains the following coding sequences:
- a CDS encoding DUF523 domain-containing protein codes for MERVLVSACLLGHAVRYDGRDKKADDGTLARWVAEGRVVAVCPEVAGGLAVPRPPAEVEAGAGGDAVLAASARVIAVNGDDVTTAFVHGATHALQRARDEHIRVAVLKEGSPSCGSSYSYDGTFSGTRVDRPGVTTALLRRQGVRVFSEHEWAEADALLRALDGADAEAAPGEPR; via the coding sequence ATGGAGCGGGTGCTCGTCAGCGCGTGCCTCCTCGGCCACGCCGTCCGCTACGACGGCCGCGACAAGAAGGCCGACGACGGCACGCTGGCCCGGTGGGTTGCCGAGGGCCGGGTCGTGGCGGTCTGCCCGGAGGTGGCCGGTGGGCTCGCCGTCCCGAGGCCGCCCGCGGAGGTCGAAGCCGGCGCCGGCGGCGATGCCGTCCTCGCCGCGTCCGCCCGCGTCATCGCCGTGAACGGCGACGACGTCACCACGGCCTTCGTGCATGGGGCCACGCACGCGCTCCAGCGCGCGCGAGACGAGCACATCCGCGTGGCCGTGCTCAAGGAGGGCAGTCCTTCCTGCGGATCGTCGTACTCCTACGACGGCACCTTTTCCGGCACGCGTGTGGACCGGCCTGGCGTCACGACCGCGCTCCTGCGACGGCAAGGCGTGCGGGTGTTCAGCGAACACGAGTGGGCCGAGGCCGATGCCTTGCTCCGCGCGCTCGACGGCGCGGACGCCGAGGCCGCGCCTGGGGAACCCCGGTGA
- a CDS encoding serine hydrolase domain-containing protein, which translates to MTVVQCLRCPAISAAAALALLTPAVATAQAPATLAAVDRAMEAYRLDAHIPGMVWGIVKDGRLVHVKGAGIQDVESKRPVTPDTLFRIASMTKAFTALSVLKLRDDGKLALDAPAETYVPELKALHYPTDDSPKIRVRELLTHTAGFVTDDPWGDRQTPLPEADFTKFLSGGVPFTRPPATAMEYSNLGYALLGRIIANVSGQPYDEFVQQTLLRPLGMTSTSHHVTSAPAERRALGYRWEDDRWTLEPTMAHGAFGAMGGIQTSANDYAKWIAFLLQAWPARNGAETGPVRRSSVRELAQGANYPAVRLRPGSTGRDACREASTYAMGFYAAADCELGLTLSHGGGYPGYGSHVLLLPDYGVGIFAFANRTYSGPRTPVWDAAVELLHAGDLVAPAAAVSGPLAAAYRWAAAIYGAGSISAAGDVLAVNVLMDRDAAHWARHLAAVKAAAGACDTTAPVRPTGALSGDFTWTCATGRVRGSVLLAPTTPPTLQALSFERVAP; encoded by the coding sequence ATGACCGTCGTCCAGTGTCTCCGCTGCCCGGCCATCTCCGCCGCCGCCGCACTCGCGCTCCTGACGCCGGCGGTGGCGACCGCCCAGGCCCCGGCCACGCTCGCCGCCGTGGACCGCGCCATGGAGGCCTACCGCCTCGACGCGCACATCCCCGGGATGGTCTGGGGCATCGTCAAGGACGGGCGGCTGGTGCACGTGAAGGGCGCCGGCATCCAGGATGTCGAGTCGAAGCGGCCTGTCACGCCGGACACGCTGTTCCGCATCGCGTCCATGACCAAGGCGTTCACTGCCCTGTCCGTCCTGAAGCTGCGCGACGACGGCAAGCTGGCGCTCGACGCGCCGGCCGAGACCTACGTGCCCGAGCTGAAGGCCCTGCACTATCCCACCGACGACTCACCGAAGATCCGCGTGCGCGAGCTGCTCACCCACACCGCCGGCTTCGTCACCGACGATCCGTGGGGCGACCGGCAGACGCCGCTGCCCGAGGCCGACTTCACGAAGTTCCTGTCCGGCGGCGTGCCGTTCACCAGGCCCCCAGCGACGGCGATGGAGTACTCCAACCTCGGGTACGCCCTCCTCGGCCGCATCATCGCGAACGTCTCGGGCCAGCCGTACGACGAGTTCGTGCAGCAGACGCTGCTCCGGCCCCTGGGCATGACGTCCACCAGCCATCACGTCACCTCCGCCCCGGCGGAGCGTCGAGCGCTCGGCTACCGCTGGGAGGACGACCGCTGGACGCTCGAGCCCACGATGGCGCACGGCGCCTTTGGCGCGATGGGCGGCATCCAGACGAGCGCGAACGACTATGCGAAGTGGATCGCGTTCCTGCTCCAGGCCTGGCCCGCCAGGAACGGCGCCGAGACGGGCCCCGTCCGCCGCTCCAGCGTGCGCGAGCTGGCCCAGGGCGCGAACTATCCGGCCGTGCGTCTCCGGCCCGGGTCCACCGGACGCGACGCCTGCCGCGAGGCGTCCACCTACGCCATGGGCTTCTACGCGGCCGCCGACTGCGAGCTCGGCCTCACGTTGAGCCACGGCGGCGGCTATCCCGGCTACGGGTCGCACGTGCTCCTGCTGCCGGACTACGGCGTCGGCATCTTCGCGTTCGCCAACCGGACGTACTCGGGTCCGCGGACACCCGTCTGGGACGCCGCCGTCGAGCTCCTTCACGCCGGCGACCTGGTGGCGCCCGCCGCTGCCGTGAGCGGGCCGCTCGCCGCCGCCTACCGGTGGGCGGCCGCGATCTACGGGGCCGGCTCGATTTCGGCGGCCGGCGACGTCCTGGCCGTGAACGTCCTGATGGATCGCGATGCCGCGCACTGGGCCCGCCACCTCGCGGCGGTGAAGGCTGCGGCCGGCGCGTGCGACACCACCGCGCCCGTGCGGCCGACCGGCGCCTTGTCCGGCGACTTCACCTGGACGTGCGCGACCGGCCGCGTGCGGGGCTCGGTGCTGCTCGCGCCCACCACGCCGCCCACGCTCCAGGCCCTGTCGTTCGAGCGCGTGGCGCCGTGA
- a CDS encoding GNAT family N-acetyltransferase, translating into MTAHITRLTPADAALARETFLTMAAVFETDAEPLGDDYLARLLEREDFWALAAVDGPAVVGGLTAHVLPMTTSETRALFIYDLAVVPDRQRHGIGRRLVEEVRALALSQGIDDVFVPAENEDTHALAFYRALGGTPTAATFFSFPAPAGRSRE; encoded by the coding sequence ATGACCGCGCACATCACCCGGCTGACCCCAGCCGATGCCGCACTGGCGCGTGAGACGTTCCTCACCATGGCCGCGGTGTTCGAAACCGACGCCGAACCGCTCGGCGACGACTATCTGGCCCGCCTGCTGGAGCGCGAGGACTTCTGGGCGCTGGCGGCCGTGGACGGCCCGGCCGTGGTGGGCGGCCTGACCGCGCACGTGCTGCCCATGACCACGTCGGAGACCCGCGCGCTCTTCATCTACGACCTGGCGGTCGTGCCCGACCGCCAACGCCACGGCATCGGCCGGCGCCTCGTCGAGGAGGTGCGCGCGCTGGCCCTGTCGCAGGGGATCGACGACGTCTTCGTCCCGGCGGAGAACGAGGACACGCACGCCCTGGCGTTCTATCGTGCGCTCGGGGGCACGCCCACGGCCGCCACGTTCTTCTCCTTCCCGGCGCCGGCCGGGAGGTCCCGCGAATGA
- a CDS encoding DinB family protein has translation MTDDTTRFDPQEGLAVLERTPATFRALLAGLPDAWTSADEGPETFSAFDNVGHLIHGERTDWIPRARIILGQGPTRRFEPYDRFAQQRESAGKTLAQLLDEFDDLRAANVATLRGWQLTGAQLDLRGEHPALGTVTLRQLLATWVAHDLGHLAQTARVMAKRYRQAVGPWRQYLPILDRGPGAS, from the coding sequence ATGACCGACGACACGACGCGCTTCGATCCGCAGGAGGGACTGGCCGTGCTCGAGCGGACGCCGGCCACCTTCCGGGCGCTCCTGGCCGGCCTGCCGGACGCGTGGACGAGCGCCGACGAAGGCCCGGAGACGTTCAGTGCCTTCGACAACGTCGGCCACCTGATCCACGGCGAGCGGACGGACTGGATTCCGCGCGCCCGCATCATCCTCGGTCAGGGCCCCACCCGTCGCTTCGAGCCGTACGACCGGTTCGCCCAGCAGCGCGAGAGCGCCGGCAAGACGCTGGCGCAGCTCCTCGACGAATTCGACGACCTCCGGGCCGCGAACGTGGCCACGCTCCGCGGCTGGCAGCTGACGGGCGCCCAGCTCGACCTGCGGGGCGAGCATCCGGCCCTCGGGACCGTCACGCTCCGGCAGTTGCTCGCCACGTGGGTGGCGCACGACCTGGGCCACCTGGCGCAGACGGCGCGGGTGATGGCCAAGCGCTATCGCCAGGCCGTCGGTCCGTGGCGGCAGTACCTGCCCATTCTCGATCGCGGCCCGGGAGCTTCCTGA
- a CDS encoding PKD domain-containing protein yields the protein MSLPRSLQSALMVFVAGASLAAQALTGPPPGTVARPAPDRHPGANRRPVADAGSDRTAVVGTTVTLDGTRSTDADGDRLTYRWAVVRRPAASQATVSDTASPAPSLIVDVAGTYVVGLVVHDGVATSAAAAVTIDTANSAPHADAGPDQTARVGEPVRLSGLGSTDADGDALHYAWAIRSAPSGSRASLSVRRGLETAFVPDRRGRYVVRLVVSDGAAASRPAEVVIDTANSAPVGRPQGPAHAAVGTTVSLDGSASTDVDGDVLAYRWALTTVPAGSAATLSDPGAVAPAFSVDRPGLYVAQLIVADGMAEAAPATVAIVTGNAAPVARTRSGYSVPVGQVAVLDGSPSSDPDGDALAYRWALVSRPAGSAATLSDPRTVMPNLLVDQPGVYVAQLVVDDGQAESAPATMAVFNPLAPPVAVAAIGSTVGTTITLDGTGSFDPDGDPLTYAWALIATPAGSAAALSNPTSPTPSFDIDRNGPYVAQLIVNDGTTSSAPVTVSVPLTPPLLVANAGPDQVLSGPGALAQLSGSGSVGTTTFSWTFLSMPAGSAAALSNSASPAPTFTADVAGDYVVQLVVGDGVLTSAPDTVVISTDPPSLVLSPSPLALTPGGGGTLTLSLPAAYAGSGVYPTITLTSSDPSVASVPTTVTIPPGQLGVAIPVTGGGVGGAVITASGGAFGPGRALVGVGAPIVEWAVDASGTWDTPANWSGGVVPPAGSVVLIDRPAGHYTVTVNQPTTAIAAVLATEAVVVNTAFAFTGHATFAGGLALAGTLSGGSASLGGVSTWSSGIVGTSTLTVLPGQVFNLTTTSQKVLDGPAVSNLGTVTWTGGDVYLQGNTAITNAAGAVWNVQGDLTLHSTNCGSPTFSNAGLLRKTSGAGSFQIASCVAMTNTGTIELQSGQLTVAASVVLQNVGHLEAGPGTTFNLHLVTLGAGTTFGGSGALGMNGTTTVTAPVTLSLPTTLTGTVTGPGALTLAAPMTWSSGIFEVTGGLNVPDGQTLTISTTSQKALNGAPLENHGTVTWSGGSLYLQGNTPVTNAAGGVWNVQGDLTLNSTNCGSPTFGNAGLLRKTSGAGTFQIVSCVAMTNTGTIELQSGQFSVATSVPLNNLGHLEAGPGTTFNLHLVTLGAGTSFGGSGSLAMNGTTTVTAPVTLSLPTTLTGTVTGPGALTLAAPMTWSSGIVDVAGGLAVPAGQALTLPTTSQKVLNNAPLANAGTVTWSGGDLYLQGGAAVANATGGAWNVQGDLTLNSTNCGSPTFGNAGLLRKTSGAGSFQIVSCVAMTNTGTIELQSGQLTVAAAVALQNLGHLQAGTGTTFNLHLVTLGAGTTFGGSGALGMNGTTTVTAPVTLSLPTTLTGTVTGSGALTLAAPMSWTSGVLEVAGGLDVAAGRTLTISTTSQKVLNAAPLVNHSTVAWSGGDLYCRAAPP from the coding sequence ATGTCTCTCCCCCGGAGTCTGCAGTCCGCGCTGATGGTGTTCGTGGCTGGCGCCTCGCTGGCCGCCCAGGCTCTGACCGGTCCGCCGCCGGGCACCGTCGCGCGCCCCGCGCCCGACCGTCATCCCGGCGCCAATCGCCGTCCGGTGGCCGACGCCGGCTCCGATCGAACGGCCGTCGTCGGAACCACCGTCACGCTTGATGGCACGCGATCGACCGACGCGGACGGCGATCGACTCACGTACCGCTGGGCCGTCGTGCGGCGTCCGGCCGCGAGCCAGGCCACGGTGTCCGACACGGCGTCGCCGGCGCCGTCGCTGATCGTCGACGTGGCCGGCACCTACGTCGTGGGTCTCGTGGTGCACGACGGCGTGGCCACGAGCGCCGCCGCCGCGGTGACGATCGACACCGCGAACTCCGCGCCGCACGCCGACGCCGGGCCCGACCAGACGGCGCGGGTGGGAGAGCCGGTGCGCCTGTCGGGGCTCGGATCGACCGACGCGGACGGCGATGCCCTGCACTACGCGTGGGCGATCCGATCGGCCCCGTCGGGATCGCGCGCGAGCCTGTCGGTTCGGCGCGGCCTCGAGACGGCGTTCGTGCCCGATCGCCGGGGGCGTTACGTGGTGCGCCTGGTCGTCTCGGACGGCGCGGCGGCGAGCCGTCCGGCCGAGGTCGTGATCGACACCGCGAACTCCGCGCCGGTCGGCCGGCCCCAGGGGCCGGCGCACGCGGCGGTCGGCACCACGGTGTCGCTCGACGGCAGTGCGTCGACCGATGTGGACGGCGACGTCCTGGCCTACCGGTGGGCGCTGACGACGGTACCCGCCGGGAGCGCGGCGACGCTGTCGGATCCCGGCGCCGTGGCTCCGGCCTTCAGCGTGGACCGCCCCGGCCTCTACGTCGCGCAGCTGATCGTGGCCGACGGCATGGCGGAGGCCGCACCGGCGACCGTTGCGATCGTGACCGGCAACGCCGCTCCCGTCGCGCGGACGCGTTCCGGCTACAGCGTGCCCGTGGGCCAGGTGGCCGTGCTGGACGGCAGCCCGTCGAGCGATCCGGACGGGGATGCCCTGGCCTATCGCTGGGCCCTCGTCTCGCGGCCCGCGGGCAGTGCCGCGACGCTGTCGGATCCGCGGACCGTGATGCCCAACCTGCTGGTGGACCAGCCGGGCGTGTACGTGGCGCAGCTCGTCGTGGACGACGGACAGGCCGAGAGTGCGCCCGCGACCATGGCCGTCTTCAACCCGCTGGCGCCTCCGGTGGCGGTGGCCGCGATCGGCAGCACGGTGGGCACCACCATCACACTCGACGGCACCGGGTCGTTCGACCCGGATGGCGATCCCCTCACGTACGCCTGGGCGCTCATCGCGACGCCGGCGGGGAGCGCGGCGGCGCTCTCGAATCCCACGTCGCCAACGCCGTCGTTCGACATCGATCGGAACGGGCCGTACGTGGCGCAGCTCATCGTGAACGACGGCACGACCAGCAGCGCGCCCGTGACGGTGAGCGTGCCGCTGACGCCGCCGCTGCTCGTGGCCAACGCGGGCCCGGACCAGGTGCTGTCGGGTCCCGGCGCGCTCGCGCAGCTGTCGGGCAGCGGCAGCGTCGGCACGACGACCTTCTCGTGGACCTTCCTCTCGATGCCCGCGGGCAGCGCGGCCGCGCTGTCGAACTCGGCCAGTCCCGCGCCGACGTTCACGGCCGACGTGGCCGGCGACTACGTGGTCCAGCTCGTGGTGGGCGACGGCGTGCTCACGAGCGCGCCCGATACCGTGGTGATCAGCACCGATCCTCCCAGCCTGGTGTTGTCGCCGAGTCCGCTCGCGCTCACGCCCGGCGGCGGCGGCACGCTGACGCTGTCCCTGCCGGCGGCCTACGCGGGATCGGGCGTCTATCCGACGATCACGCTCACGAGCTCCGATCCCTCGGTGGCGTCGGTGCCGACCACGGTGACGATTCCGCCCGGGCAGCTCGGCGTGGCGATTCCGGTCACGGGGGGTGGGGTGGGCGGGGCCGTCATCACGGCCAGCGGCGGCGCGTTCGGTCCCGGACGCGCGCTGGTGGGTGTGGGAGCGCCGATCGTCGAATGGGCGGTGGATGCCAGCGGCACGTGGGACACGCCCGCGAACTGGAGCGGCGGCGTCGTGCCGCCGGCGGGGTCGGTCGTCCTCATCGATCGGCCGGCGGGCCACTACACGGTGACCGTGAACCAGCCGACCACCGCGATCGCCGCGGTGCTCGCCACCGAGGCGGTCGTCGTGAACACGGCCTTCGCCTTCACCGGCCACGCGACCTTCGCAGGCGGCCTCGCCCTGGCGGGCACGCTCAGCGGAGGATCCGCCAGTCTCGGGGGCGTCTCCACGTGGTCCTCCGGCATCGTGGGGACGTCCACCCTCACCGTGCTGCCGGGCCAGGTGTTCAACCTCACGACGACGAGCCAGAAGGTGCTCGACGGCCCCGCCGTCTCGAACCTGGGCACGGTCACGTGGACGGGCGGCGACGTGTACCTCCAGGGCAACACGGCAATCACCAACGCAGCGGGCGCGGTGTGGAACGTGCAGGGCGACTTGACGCTGCACTCGACCAACTGCGGATCGCCGACGTTCAGCAATGCGGGGCTGCTGCGGAAGACCAGCGGGGCCGGATCGTTCCAGATCGCGAGCTGCGTGGCGATGACCAACACGGGCACGATCGAGCTGCAGAGCGGACAGTTGACGGTGGCGGCCAGCGTGGTCCTGCAGAACGTCGGGCACCTGGAGGCGGGCCCGGGGACGACGTTCAACCTGCACCTGGTGACGCTCGGGGCCGGGACGACGTTCGGCGGGAGCGGGGCGCTGGGCATGAACGGGACCACGACCGTGACGGCGCCGGTGACGCTCTCGCTGCCGACGACGCTGACGGGCACCGTGACGGGTCCGGGCGCCCTGACGCTGGCGGCGCCGATGACGTGGTCGTCGGGCATCTTCGAAGTGACGGGTGGGCTGAACGTGCCCGATGGGCAGACGCTGACGATCTCGACCACCAGTCAGAAGGCCCTGAACGGCGCGCCGCTCGAGAACCATGGGACGGTGACGTGGAGCGGCGGGAGCCTGTACCTCCAGGGCAACACGCCCGTCACCAACGCGGCCGGCGGCGTGTGGAACGTGCAGGGCGACCTGACGTTGAACTCGACCAACTGTGGATCGCCGACGTTCGGCAACGCCGGGTTGCTGCGGAAGACGAGCGGCGCCGGCACGTTTCAGATCGTGAGCTGTGTGGCGATGACGAACACGGGCACGATCGAGCTGCAGAGCGGCCAGTTCTCGGTGGCGACCAGCGTGCCGCTGAACAACCTCGGGCATCTTGAAGCCGGGCCCGGCACCACGTTCAACCTGCATCTGGTGACGCTCGGGGCCGGGACGTCGTTCGGCGGGAGCGGCTCGCTGGCCATGAACGGGACCACGACCGTGACGGCACCGGTGACGCTCTCGCTGCCGACGACGCTGACGGGCACCGTGACGGGTCCGGGCGCCCTGACGCTGGCGGCGCCGATGACGTGGTCGTCGGGCATCGTGGACGTCGCCGGTGGGCTTGCCGTGCCGGCGGGCCAGGCGCTGACGCTGCCCACGACGAGCCAGAAGGTGCTGAACAACGCGCCGCTGGCGAATGCCGGAACGGTGACGTGGAGCGGCGGGGACCTGTACCTGCAAGGCGGTGCCGCCGTCGCCAACGCGACCGGCGGCGCGTGGAACGTGCAGGGCGACCTGACGCTGAACTCGACCAACTGCGGATCGCCGACGTTCGGCAACGCGGGGCTGCTGCGGAAGACGAGCGGCGCCGGGTCGTTCCAGATCGTGAGCTGCGTGGCGATGACCAACACGGGCACGATCGAGCTGCAGAGCGGGCAGTTGACGGTGGCGGCCGCCGTCGCGCTGCAGAACCTTGGACACCTGCAGGCGGGCACCGGGACGACGTTCAACCTGCACCTGGTGACGCTCGGGGCCGGAACGACGTTCGGCGGGAGCGGCGCGCTGGGCATGAACGGGACGACGACGGTGACGGCGCCGGTCACGCTCTCGCTGCCGACGACGCTCACCGGGACGGTGACGGGCTCGGGCGCCCTGACGCTGGCGGCGCCGATGTCGTGGACCTCGGGCGTCCTGGAGGTGGCCGGTGGCCTCGACGTGGCGGCGGGTCGCACGTTGACCATCTCGACTACCAGTCAGAAGGTGCTGAACGCCGCGCCGCTCGTGAACCACAGCACGGTGGCATGGAGCGGCGGCGATCTGTACTGCAGGGCGGCGCCGCCGTGA
- a CDS encoding YncE family protein, translating to MTRTPSLHTLGLAVLAGHLAAAGAAAQSPALDMAVFASKVQPIFTAKRDGLMTCATCHTGKVGTAFRLQPLAEGASSWSADDTKKNFDMVRRLVKPGVPMESRLLTHPLDRAAGGDAFHGGGKHWLTQTNPEWQAMSAWVRGSATFPTAAPAGLPAGTAVRIVQTNAAGDGAHLIDPATNRVTQILKGVEIPHGVTSAPDGSRLYISNEVRETLDVVAMPSLAITARVPLSGRPNNVAVSKDGRKVYVAIAQAPGAVDVIDTVALKHVKTVPTKGGIHNVYVTPDGKWAVAGSIPEKTISIIDTATDTLSRTIPLSAGIRPMAFTTKPDGSTDRIIVQLSDFHGFVAVDFASGKETARVEHPAIEGEHPHTDGLQGAPAHGLAVSPDGTRLWSTSKVYGYAYVHSLPDLKEVGRVFVGQHPEWVTFTPDGKYLYVAAAGDNMVFVVDAVALKEVARIPVGNVPKRNTTAVLRVPAS from the coding sequence ATGACCCGCACGCCGTCGCTCCACACGCTCGGCCTGGCCGTCCTGGCCGGCCACCTCGCCGCCGCCGGCGCCGCCGCTCAGAGTCCCGCGCTCGACATGGCCGTGTTCGCGTCGAAGGTCCAGCCGATCTTCACGGCGAAGCGCGACGGGCTCATGACGTGCGCCACGTGCCACACGGGCAAAGTCGGCACGGCCTTCCGGCTGCAGCCGCTCGCCGAGGGCGCGTCGTCCTGGTCCGCGGACGACACGAAGAAGAACTTCGACATGGTGAGGCGGCTGGTGAAGCCCGGCGTCCCGATGGAGAGCCGCCTCCTGACGCATCCGCTCGATCGCGCCGCGGGCGGGGATGCCTTCCACGGCGGCGGCAAGCACTGGCTCACCCAGACCAATCCGGAATGGCAGGCGATGTCCGCCTGGGTCCGCGGGTCCGCCACGTTCCCGACCGCGGCGCCGGCGGGCCTGCCGGCCGGCACCGCCGTTCGCATCGTCCAGACCAACGCAGCCGGCGACGGCGCGCACCTCATCGACCCGGCGACGAATCGCGTCACGCAGATTCTCAAGGGCGTGGAGATTCCCCACGGCGTGACCAGCGCACCGGACGGCTCGCGGCTCTACATCTCGAACGAGGTGCGCGAGACGCTCGACGTCGTCGCGATGCCCTCGCTGGCCATCACGGCGCGGGTCCCGCTCAGCGGACGGCCGAACAACGTCGCGGTCTCGAAGGACGGCCGCAAGGTGTACGTCGCGATTGCGCAGGCCCCGGGCGCGGTCGACGTGATCGACACCGTCGCCCTGAAGCACGTGAAGACCGTCCCGACGAAGGGCGGCATCCACAACGTGTACGTCACGCCGGACGGAAAGTGGGCCGTGGCCGGCTCGATCCCGGAGAAGACGATCAGCATCATCGACACGGCCACCGACACGCTGTCGCGCACGATCCCGTTGTCGGCCGGGATCCGGCCGATGGCGTTCACGACGAAGCCTGACGGCTCCACCGACCGCATCATCGTGCAGCTCTCGGACTTCCACGGCTTCGTGGCCGTGGACTTCGCGAGTGGCAAGGAGACGGCCCGCGTCGAGCACCCGGCCATCGAGGGCGAGCACCCGCACACCGACGGCCTGCAGGGCGCGCCCGCGCACGGTCTGGCCGTGTCACCCGACGGCACGCGGCTGTGGTCCACGAGCAAGGTCTACGGCTACGCCTACGTGCACAGCCTTCCGGACCTGAAAGAAGTGGGCCGCGTGTTCGTCGGCCAGCATCCCGAGTGGGTCACCTTCACCCCGGACGGCAAGTACCTCTACGTGGCGGCGGCCGGCGACAACATGGTCTTCGTCGTCGATGCGGTGGCCCTCAAGGAAGTGGCGCGGATCCCGGTCGGCAACGTGCCGAAGCGGAACACCACGGCCGTCCTGCGCGTACCGGCGTCGTAG